One genomic segment of Panulirus ornatus isolate Po-2019 chromosome 3, ASM3632096v1, whole genome shotgun sequence includes these proteins:
- the LOC139763923 gene encoding uncharacterized protein, which translates to MILNLEKFNTFLEYKHFKMENFEQAIHLVNSGVFMASVDLRNAYYSVKIAEEQQRFLCFKWIHKILQCCEELLHSDRAKIRNVARVVGLLVAAVPAAEMGKLHYRRLECAKIAALSRKSWGGHLNQQKVNGRWSLSESALHINAKELKAISLVVRSFASLLKGRHVRVFCDNTTAVTYVNEMGGTWSSLCNDICRDLWEWCAVNDIWLTCSHVPGKVNLMADAASRTFNDRHEWKLHEELFRALSEVFGVPSIDLFASRLNAQVTRFCSWKPDPDAEHFDAFSIGCLCSDCQVPTENSSRVSEGVDGIASLAVPALDGDSTHFAGQGTTADSKGGTRLASPINGGGTPHSPTHPTDGLPLIRQCLRDRGISQAGTDIILASWRPATARQYQPHINRWLQFCGSRNIDPFAPTVTNIVNFLSVAFHRGVSYTSINTARGALSSLGITVDGCSAGSHPLVTRFLKGVFNLRPSVPRYTRTWDVQQVLQHLRAMDPLSSLSLKDLTLKLVMLMALTQAARIQTLHCLLLKNINFGQDSVCVWLGETIKQCRPKFNVRFVTFKAYSTDIRLCVCETLKMYIARTEEFRNSAHQENGKLLLSFIKSHKHVTRDTVARWIRTVLSLSDIDSSQYSAGSVQPAAASKAKAMALPIGHIMARAGWSRAATFAKFYDKEIVLSLDPFQDVVLQ; encoded by the exons ATGATCCTTAACCTGGAAAAATTTAATACATTTTTAGAGTACAAACACTTCAAGATGGAAAATTTTGAGCAGGCGATTCATCTTGTTAACAGCGGTGTCTTCATGGCCTCTGTCGATTTGCGGAACGCCTATTATTCTGTTAAGATAGCTGAGGAGCAACAACGCTTTCTGTGTTTCAAGTG GATACACAAGATACTACAATGCTGTGAGGAATTGTTACATAGTGACAGAGCCAAAATTCGGAATGTCGCCAGAGTTGTTGGGCTATTAGTTGCAGCCgttccagcagcagagatgggGAAACTGCATTACAGGCGGTTAGAATGTGCTAAGATTGCTGCGTTAAGTCGCAAAAG TTGGGGTGGCCATCTCAATCAACAAAAAGTTAATGGGAGATGGTCATTATCAGAATCTGCCTTGCACATTAATGCAAAGGAACTCAAAGCCATCTCCCTGGTAGTGCgctcatttgcatctcttctcaAAGGACGACATGTTCGGGTGTTTTGTGATAACACGACGGCGGTGACCTATGTCAATGAAATGGGCGGCACATGGTCCTCACTGTGTAATGACATTTGCCGTGACCTTTGGGAGTGGTGTGCGGTGAATGATATCTGGCTTACCTGCTCTCATGTACCGGGTAAAGTCAATCTCATGGCAGACGCTGCATCTCGGACATTCAATGACAGGCATGAGTGGAAATTGCATGAAGAACTCTTTAGGGCCCTCTCTGAAGTATTTGGGGTTCCGAGCATTGATCTCTTTGCTTCTAGACTGAATGCTCAAGTGACTCGTTTCTGCTCCTGGAAACCTGACCCAGATGCAGAACATTTTGATGCCTTTTCTATCGGCTG CCTTTGCTCTGATTGCCAGGTGCCAACAGAAAATTCGAGCAGAGTCAGcgaaggggtggatggtattgcctctCTAGCCGTCCCAGCCCTGGATGGGGACTCTACTCACTTTGCTGGTCAAGGAACCACGGCTGATTCCAAGGGGGGCACACGTCTTGCGTCACCCATCAACGGAGGAGGAACACCCCATTCTCCGACACACCCGACTGATGGCTTGCCTCTTATCCGGCAATGTCTGCGAGACAGGGGCATTTCTCAGGCAGGTACGGACATCATCCTTGCCTCCTGGAGACCTGCGACTGCGAGGCAGTACCAGCCACATATTAACAGGTGGTTACAGTTTTGTGGTAGCCGGAACATCGATCCCTTTGCTCCCACTGTAACTAATATTGTGAATTTTCTGTCTGTCGCTTTCCACAGAGGTGTTAGCTATACTTCAATCAACACTGCCAGGggtgcactctcctccctggggattactgtggatggttgcagtgcaggcagccaccctcttgtcaccaggttcttaaagggagtttttaacttgcggccgtctgtccctaggtatacaagaacttgggatgttcagcaggtgctacagcatctgcgtgccatggatcctttgtcctccctctctttaaaggatttaacactgaagcttgtgatgttgatggcacttacacaggctgccagaatacaaactttgcattgtttgttgCTGAAGAATATTAATTTTGGGCAGgattctgtttgtgtttggttaggggaaactattaaacagtgcaggccaaagttcaatgtgcggtttgtgacctttaaagcatattctactgacattagattgtgtgtgtgtgaaactctgaaaatgtatattgctaggacagaggagttcagaaattctgcacatcaggagaatgggaagttactcctaagttttatcaagtcccacaagcatgtaacgagggacactgttgcaaggtggattcgaacagtgctttctctgtcggacatagactccagccagtattcagcgggcagtgttcagcctgcagctgcatcgaaagccaaagccatggctctaccaattggacacatcatggcaagggctgggtggtccagggctgccacttttgccaagttttatgacaaggagattgtccTGAGTCTCGATCCTTTCCAAGATGTTGTCCTTCAATag
- the LOC139759790 gene encoding uncharacterized protein translates to MIVSQNDGRPDSGLLQCARAYGPVDEVSDGTDQHVADMVNHVFAHGLREEEYKEILEDAAAKRPDNCHALAPVDCNLQVLDALKTDAKKADFRLKDVGKDIITAATILTKSLTVLDKIAQTSQPDVAQEVCMLNGALALLGHANHKNNLARRFIIKCEINRKYAHLCSDKVPMTRLLFGDDVSLSAKHTEESKKLRSKIALRKPLSTSKFGPGKFRGSSGRLPYRGFMARFHPYGQRTHGPRSEHRQSFSKQGPETKNSRGRGHNPRQ, encoded by the coding sequence atgattgtgtcTCAGAATGACGGGCGGCCTGACAGTGGTCTCCTGCAGTGCGCCAGGGCTTACGGTCCTGTGGATGAGGTGTCTGATGGCACTGACCAGCATGTTGCCGATATGGTTAACCATGTATTTGCTCACGGCTTGCGAGAGGAGGAGTATAAGGAGATTTTGGAGGATGCTGCAGCCAAGAGGCCAGATAACTGTCATGCCTTAGCACCCGTGGATTGCAACTTGCAAGTTTTAGATGCACTGAAGACTGATGCCAAGAAGGCAGACTTCCGTTTGAaggatgttgggaaagacattattacAGCTGCTACAATTTTGACAAAGTCACTCACAGTGCTTGACAAGATCGCCCAGACTAGCCAACCAGATGTTGCCCAGGAAGTGTGCATGCTTAATGGTGCCCTGGCACTCCTGGGTCATGCTAATCACAAGAATAATCTGGCTCGCCGGTTCATCATCAAGTGCGAAATTAACCGCAAGTATGCTCACCTCTGTTCAGACAAGGTGCCCATGACTCGTCTTCTGTTTGGGGATGATGTCTCACTCTCAGCCAAGCACACTGAGGAGTCTAAAAAGTTAAGGAGCAAGATTGCTCTAAGGAAACCGCTCTCTACCTCGAAGTTTGGTCCTGGCAAGTTTAGGGGCTCTTCTGGGAGACTGCCATACAGGGGTTTTATGGCCAGGTTTCATCCATATGGCCAACGCACGCATGGTCCCCGGAGTGAGCACCGGCAATCCTTCTCAAAGCAGGGTCCTGAGACAAAAAACTCCCGAGGCCGGGGTCACAATCCCCGGCAGTAA